In Sulfitobacter sp. OXR-159, one DNA window encodes the following:
- a CDS encoding OmpA family protein, protein MASLTMAAALTVASTSADAQTPSQQGRDKGVYTPTIWVDPDGCEHWVMDDGAEGYMTPHTTRQGIPVCRRGDVCGVMEADQFFATDKYNISAQGRARLANFFQSTGAVSYIITGHTDSRASDAYNMRLSYNRANSVARVANQVGAKIADVRGYGERMPAVPNNSAANMAKNRRVEIICIR, encoded by the coding sequence ATGGCCAGCCTGACGATGGCGGCGGCGCTGACTGTGGCCAGCACGTCGGCCGATGCGCAGACACCCTCGCAACAGGGCCGTGACAAGGGCGTCTACACGCCGACCATCTGGGTCGATCCCGATGGCTGTGAACATTGGGTCATGGATGACGGGGCCGAGGGTTATATGACCCCGCATACGACCCGTCAGGGCATCCCGGTATGCCGCCGTGGCGATGTCTGCGGTGTGATGGAGGCGGACCAGTTCTTTGCCACCGACAAATACAACATCTCGGCCCAGGGTCGCGCGCGTCTGGCGAATTTCTTCCAGTCGACCGGCGCGGTGTCCTACATCATCACCGGCCATACCGACAGCCGTGCCTCGGATGCCTATAACATGCGTCTGTCCTACAACCGCGCAAACTCGGTGGCGCGTGTCGCCAACCAAGTCGGGGCCAAGATCGCTGATGTGCGTGGCTATGGTGAACGGATGCCTGCCGTGCCGAACAATTCCGCTGCGAACATGGCCAAAAACCGCCGTGTCGAAATTATCTGCATTCGCTGA
- the miaB gene encoding tRNA (N6-isopentenyl adenosine(37)-C2)-methylthiotransferase MiaB: MTQPKKLFIKTYGCQMNVYDSERMAESLGGQGYVTTDRADDADMILLNTCHIREKAAEKVYSELGRLKPLKDARPDLKIGVAGCVAQAEGEEIMRRQPAVDLVVGPQSYHRLPEMEAKVQSGQSALDTDFPAEDKFDHLKGRPKMKRAPAAFLTVQEGCDKFCAFCVVPYTRGAEVSRPAEKVLEEARDLVERGVREVTLLGQNVNAYHGGMTLAGLIRALAKVDGLERIRYTTSHPNDMGDDLIAAHGEVPELMPYLHLPVQSGSDHILKRMNRSHTAESYLKLLERIREARPDIVLSGDFIVGFPEESDADFEATMELVRQVRYGYAYSFKYSTRPGTPAAERPLVDASVADDRLQRLQGLITQHQQEIQQSMVGREVSVLVEKKGRLPGQMLGKSEYLHAVHIENCTAQIGDIQRVRVTEAKTNSLAAVLV; this comes from the coding sequence ATGACACAACCGAAAAAGCTGTTCATCAAGACCTATGGTTGCCAGATGAACGTCTATGACAGCGAACGCATGGCCGAAAGCCTTGGCGGTCAGGGCTATGTCACGACCGACCGGGCCGATGATGCGGATATGATCCTGCTCAACACCTGCCACATCCGCGAAAAGGCCGCAGAGAAGGTCTATTCCGAACTGGGCCGCCTGAAGCCGTTGAAAGACGCGCGCCCCGATCTGAAGATCGGCGTGGCGGGCTGCGTGGCACAGGCCGAGGGCGAAGAGATCATGCGCCGCCAGCCGGCTGTCGATCTGGTGGTCGGCCCGCAAAGCTACCACCGTTTGCCAGAGATGGAGGCGAAGGTGCAGAGCGGGCAGAGCGCGCTCGACACCGATTTCCCGGCAGAAGACAAATTCGACCACCTCAAGGGCCGCCCCAAGATGAAGCGCGCGCCTGCGGCCTTCCTCACCGTGCAAGAGGGCTGCGACAAGTTCTGCGCCTTCTGCGTGGTACCCTATACGCGGGGGGCCGAAGTCTCTCGCCCCGCCGAGAAGGTGCTGGAAGAAGCCCGCGATCTGGTCGAGCGCGGCGTGCGCGAAGTCACCCTGCTGGGCCAGAACGTAAACGCTTACCACGGCGGCATGACGCTGGCCGGTCTGATCCGCGCACTCGCCAAGGTCGATGGGCTGGAGCGTATCCGCTACACTACCAGCCACCCCAACGACATGGGCGACGATCTGATTGCGGCGCACGGTGAGGTGCCTGAGTTGATGCCTTACCTGCACCTGCCAGTGCAGTCGGGCAGTGATCACATCCTGAAACGGATGAACCGCAGCCACACCGCCGAGAGCTATCTGAAGCTGCTCGAACGCATCCGCGAGGCGCGGCCTGATATTGTGCTGTCAGGCGATTTCATCGTCGGCTTCCCCGAGGAAAGCGATGCCGACTTTGAGGCCACGATGGAGCTCGTCCGGCAGGTGCGCTACGGCTATGCCTATTCGTTCAAATATTCCACCCGCCCCGGCACCCCGGCGGCCGAACGCCCGCTGGTCGATGCATCCGTGGCCGACGATCGCTTGCAGCGCCTGCAAGGGTTAATCACCCAGCACCAACAAGAGATCCAGCAGTCGATGGTGGGCCGCGAGGTGTCGGTTCTGGTTGAGAAGAAGGGCCGTTTGCCCGGTCAGATGCTTGGCAAGTCAGAGTATCTGCACGCGGTTCATATCGAGAACTGCACGGCGCAGATCGGTGACATTCAGCGCGTAAGGGTGACCGAAGCCAAGACAAACTCTTTGGCGGCTGTCTTGGTCTAA
- a CDS encoding class I SAM-dependent methyltransferase yields the protein MDIKAVETSYARWAPIYDKTFGALTSGGRRHVVAHINKGAGSVLEVGVGTGLSLPHYAPHLSITGIDFSDEMLAKARQRVTREGLKHVADLRQMDARDLDFPDASFDTIAAMHVLSVVPEPERVMEEIARVLKPGGQVVIANHFMRTTGVLGFLEKVSAPFANTLGWHSDFEMETVLQQDALQVEDERALPPMGMMTFLVLRKRG from the coding sequence ATGGATATCAAGGCGGTCGAGACTTCGTATGCCCGCTGGGCGCCGATCTATGACAAAACCTTTGGCGCGCTGACCAGCGGTGGTCGCCGTCATGTGGTCGCCCATATCAACAAGGGCGCGGGCTCGGTGCTGGAAGTCGGCGTTGGCACGGGCCTCTCCCTGCCCCACTACGCGCCGCATCTATCGATCACCGGCATTGATTTTAGTGACGAGATGCTCGCCAAAGCCCGTCAGCGGGTCACTCGCGAGGGGCTAAAGCACGTAGCCGACCTGCGCCAAATGGATGCCCGCGACCTCGATTTCCCCGACGCCAGCTTTGACACCATCGCCGCCATGCATGTCCTTTCGGTCGTGCCCGAGCCGGAACGTGTCATGGAAGAGATTGCCCGCGTGTTAAAGCCAGGCGGTCAGGTGGTGATCGCAAACCACTTCATGCGCACGACAGGCGTACTCGGTTTCCTAGAGAAGGTCTCCGCCCCTTTCGCCAATACGCTTGGCTGGCATTCGGATTTCGAGATGGAAACCGTGTTGCAACAAGACGCGCTGCAGGTCGAAGACGAACGTGCCTTGCCGCCCATGGGCATGATGACATTTCTGGTGCTGCGCAAACGCGGCTGA
- a CDS encoding SDR family oxidoreductase: protein MSHTVLVAGATGKTGRLLVAELQDRGATPIALVRDGSDTSVLPEGTQTRKGDLTNLQDGVCAGVDVVIFAAGSGGSTGPEMTEKVDREGAKRLVDLAKEAGVDRFVMLSSIGADNPPEDNEIAHYLKAKQAADQHLEASGLTYVILRPVALTDDRKTDAVKLGDDVDQSAKAHRADVAAVLAEAAVSGRHDGKAMDMQTA, encoded by the coding sequence ATGTCACATACTGTTCTCGTCGCCGGTGCCACCGGCAAGACCGGGCGGCTCTTGGTCGCTGAATTGCAAGACCGCGGCGCCACTCCGATTGCGCTGGTCCGCGATGGCTCTGACACATCGGTGCTGCCTGAAGGCACTCAGACCCGCAAAGGCGATCTGACCAACCTGCAGGACGGCGTCTGTGCGGGTGTGGATGTGGTTATCTTTGCGGCCGGCTCAGGCGGCAGTACTGGGCCGGAAATGACCGAGAAGGTCGACCGTGAAGGCGCGAAGCGCTTGGTTGATCTGGCCAAGGAAGCTGGCGTCGATCGTTTTGTGATGCTGAGTTCAATCGGCGCGGATAATCCGCCAGAAGACAATGAGATTGCGCATTATCTCAAGGCCAAACAGGCGGCGGACCAACATCTAGAGGCTTCCGGGTTAACTTATGTGATCCTGCGTCCCGTGGCCTTGACCGATGACCGCAAGACGGATGCGGTGAAGCTGGGCGATGATGTCGACCAAAGCGCCAAGGCGCACCGCGCCGACGTCGCCGCCGTGCTGGCCGAGGCTGCTGTTTCGGGCCGCCATGACGGCAAGGCGATGGACATGCAAACCGCCTGA
- the ybeY gene encoding rRNA maturation RNase YbeY, whose protein sequence is MRRIAVPLDVMLEDFDIVIEDDRWEAVDLEPLAHAAAQATLGHLGLDAETAEMTLLACDDTRIAALNEDFRGKARATNVLSWPAEERGAAAPGGDPLPAIPGIDGMLELGDIALAYETCAAEAEAAGKPLAAHVTHLTVHGLLHLLGYDHENDPDATLMEGLEREILGKMGYDDPYKENGP, encoded by the coding sequence ATGAGGCGGATAGCGGTGCCGCTTGACGTAATGCTTGAAGATTTCGATATCGTGATTGAGGACGACCGCTGGGAGGCGGTCGACCTTGAGCCGCTGGCGCATGCTGCCGCGCAAGCCACGCTTGGGCATCTGGGGCTGGACGCGGAAACCGCTGAGATGACCCTGCTGGCCTGTGATGACACACGTATCGCCGCGCTGAACGAAGACTTTCGTGGCAAGGCGCGTGCCACTAATGTGCTGAGCTGGCCCGCAGAAGAGCGGGGTGCCGCCGCACCGGGCGGCGATCCGCTGCCCGCCATCCCCGGCATTGACGGAATGCTCGAACTGGGCGACATCGCTTTGGCCTATGAGACTTGCGCCGCCGAAGCCGAAGCGGCGGGCAAGCCTTTGGCCGCACATGTAACCCATCTTACCGTGCATGGGCTATTGCATCTTCTGGGCTATGACCATGAAAATGACCCCGACGCGACGTTGATGGAAGGGTTAGAGCGCGAAATACTTGGCAAAATGGGTTATGATGACCCATATAAGGAAAATGGGCCTTAA
- the fabA gene encoding bifunctional 3-hydroxydecanoyl-ACP dehydratase/trans-2-decenoyl-ACP isomerase — MADYPTSFDKEDLLKCARGELFGPGNAQLPAPPMLMMDRITDVSADGGAHGKGHITAEFDITPDLWFFECHFPGNPIMPGCLGLDGLWQLTGFNLGWRGWQGRGYALGVGEVKLTGMVRPDRKMLTYKIDFTKAIQTRRLTMGVADGIVEADGEVIYQVKDMKVALSES; from the coding sequence ATGGCCGACTACCCCACGAGTTTCGACAAGGAAGATCTGCTGAAATGCGCCCGCGGTGAGCTTTTCGGCCCCGGCAACGCACAGCTTCCCGCCCCGCCGATGCTCATGATGGACCGGATCACCGATGTCTCGGCCGACGGTGGTGCCCATGGCAAGGGCCATATCACCGCCGAATTCGACATCACGCCCGACCTGTGGTTTTTCGAATGTCACTTCCCCGGCAACCCGATCATGCCCGGCTGTCTGGGCCTTGACGGTCTTTGGCAGTTGACCGGTTTCAACCTCGGCTGGCGTGGCTGGCAGGGCCGCGGCTATGCGCTTGGCGTGGGCGAAGTGAAGCTCACCGGCATGGTACGCCCCGACCGCAAGATGCTGACCTACAAGATTGATTTCACCAAGGCGATCCAGACCCGCCGCCTGACCATGGGCGTGGCCGATGGCATCGTCGAAGCCGATGGCGAGGTGATCTATCAGGTGAAAGACATGAAGGTCGCGCTGAGCGAAAGCTGA
- the irrA gene encoding iron response transcriptional regulator IrrA, with the protein MSEQEQEVGTRWLAQAGLRPTRQRVTLASLLVGDGQDRHVTAESLFEAAKGQGEAVSLATVYNTLRAFCDAGLLQEVTVDGSKSYFDTNTHDHPHFFWEDDSKLTDAPSEQLVIAQLPDAPDGAEIASVDVVIRLRRKS; encoded by the coding sequence ATGTCCGAACAGGAACAAGAGGTCGGAACGCGCTGGCTGGCTCAGGCCGGGCTGCGCCCTACGCGCCAACGTGTCACGCTGGCGAGCCTTCTGGTGGGCGATGGCCAAGATCGCCACGTTACCGCTGAAAGCCTGTTTGAGGCCGCAAAGGGGCAGGGCGAGGCTGTGTCGCTGGCCACGGTCTACAACACGCTGCGCGCCTTTTGTGATGCGGGGCTGTTACAGGAAGTGACCGTTGATGGCTCCAAAAGCTATTTCGACACCAACACCCACGACCACCCGCATTTTTTCTGGGAAGACGACAGCAAGCTGACCGACGCGCCGTCAGAGCAATTGGTGATCGCCCAGCTTCCCGATGCGCCCGATGGGGCCGAGATTGCCTCGGTCGATGTGGTGATCCGCCTGCGCCGGAAATCCTGA
- a CDS encoding phosphatidylserine decarboxylase, which produces MSVNMLDTFIKPMHREGIKFVAIFAAVTLVLFAIEEVLGWIGVGLTIWCYYFFRDPERVTPDRPDLIVSPADGIVSLIEPAVPPAELGMPDVPLTRVSVFMSVFNCHINRAPVAGKVQAVAYRPGKFFNASLDKASADNERNSLCIRMDDGRDLAVVQIAGLVARRIVCFVKSGDGLETGERFGLIRFGSRLDVYLPEGVDPMVRIGQTMVAGETVLAELKQPVIDTAPL; this is translated from the coding sequence ATGTCCGTCAACATGCTCGATACATTCATCAAGCCGATGCACCGCGAGGGCATCAAATTCGTGGCGATCTTCGCCGCCGTCACACTGGTACTCTTCGCCATCGAAGAGGTGCTGGGCTGGATCGGCGTCGGTCTCACCATCTGGTGCTACTACTTTTTCCGCGACCCAGAGCGCGTCACGCCGGATAGGCCCGATCTGATCGTCAGCCCCGCCGACGGCATCGTCTCGCTCATTGAACCTGCCGTGCCACCCGCCGAACTGGGCATGCCGGATGTGCCGCTGACCCGCGTCAGCGTCTTCATGAGCGTGTTCAACTGCCACATCAACCGCGCCCCCGTTGCAGGCAAGGTGCAGGCCGTGGCCTACCGCCCGGGCAAGTTCTTCAACGCCTCGCTCGACAAGGCCAGCGCCGATAATGAGCGTAACAGCCTGTGTATCCGTATGGACGACGGGCGCGATCTGGCCGTGGTGCAGATTGCGGGCCTTGTGGCGCGGCGTATCGTTTGCTTCGTCAAATCCGGCGACGGGCTGGAAACCGGTGAACGCTTTGGCTTGATCCGCTTCGGCTCCCGGCTAGATGTCTATTTGCCCGAAGGCGTCGACCCGATGGTGCGCATTGGGCAGACCATGGTCGCCGGGGAAACCGTGCTGGCCGAGTTGAAACAACCGGTGATCGACACCGCCCCACTTTAG
- the pssA gene encoding CDP-diacylglycerol--serine O-phosphatidyltransferase, producing MRPPSEKTGADLALIQLLPNALTITAICAGLSAIRFGVQGNYVLAVQLILLACVLDGLDGRLARLLRSSSPMGAELDSLADFLNFGVAPPLILYFWALQDMRSAAWISVLVYAVCCVVRLARFNVNDKAEAEKAKNGDAVGESGSFFTGIPSPAGALLVLLPMTASFAFHNRPIVPDWMIAAHMVLIGFLMISRIPTWSFKTTKISRRHVKYLLVGVAIFAAALATYAWTTLVVLCVAYIGMVIWGLLRAKKTNKTKRI from the coding sequence ATGCGCCCCCCTTCTGAAAAGACCGGCGCAGACCTTGCGCTGATCCAACTCCTGCCCAATGCGCTGACGATCACCGCGATTTGCGCAGGGCTTTCGGCGATCCGATTTGGGGTGCAGGGCAACTATGTGCTGGCGGTGCAATTGATCCTGCTGGCCTGTGTGCTCGATGGGTTGGACGGACGGCTCGCGCGGCTTTTGCGTTCTTCCAGCCCGATGGGCGCGGAACTGGATTCACTGGCCGATTTTCTGAACTTCGGGGTGGCCCCGCCGCTGATCCTCTATTTCTGGGCGTTGCAAGACATGCGCAGCGCGGCGTGGATTTCCGTGCTGGTCTATGCGGTCTGCTGCGTGGTGCGACTGGCGCGGTTTAACGTGAACGACAAAGCCGAAGCCGAAAAGGCCAAGAACGGCGACGCGGTGGGCGAAAGCGGCTCGTTCTTTACGGGCATCCCCTCACCTGCCGGTGCCTTGTTGGTGCTGCTGCCGATGACCGCCTCTTTTGCCTTTCACAACCGGCCCATCGTACCGGATTGGATGATTGCCGCGCATATGGTGCTGATCGGCTTTCTAATGATCAGCCGCATTCCGACATGGTCATTCAAGACCACCAAAATCTCGCGGCGGCATGTGAAATACCTGCTGGTAGGCGTGGCAATTTTCGCCGCCGCCCTCGCGACCTACGCATGGACCACGCTCGTCGTGCTCTGTGTGGCCTATATCGGCATGGTGATCTGGGGCCTATTGCGGGCGAAGAAAACGAATAAAACCAAAAGGATTTAA
- a CDS encoding PhoH family protein: MTPETAAERVVEFPDNRLLIDLCGAYDAHLAAIEKSLEVQIIRRGNHLQILGEGEAVEKAESLLNALYVRLESGRSVEPADVDGMLRMGNSSAGTGVRQGDQLEMPMGDAIEIQTRKKRVEPRTDAQKAYVQSLFDNELAFGIGPAGTGKTYLAVAVGVSMFIGGHVDRIILSRPAVEAGEKLGYLPGDMKDKVDPYMQPLYDALNDFLPGKQLAKLLEEKRIEIAPLAFMRGRTLSNAFVVLDEAQNATSMQMKMFLTRLGQNSRMVITGDRTQIDLPRGVQSGLQDAERLLKTIPSISFNYFTSKDVVRHPLVAAIIEAYEADSGAA; the protein is encoded by the coding sequence ATGACACCGGAAACCGCGGCCGAACGGGTGGTGGAGTTTCCCGATAACCGCCTTTTGATCGACCTCTGCGGCGCCTATGACGCGCATCTGGCTGCCATCGAGAAATCGCTCGAGGTGCAGATCATCCGGCGCGGCAATCACCTGCAGATCTTGGGTGAGGGCGAGGCCGTCGAGAAAGCAGAAAGCCTGCTCAACGCGCTTTATGTGCGGCTGGAAAGCGGGCGCTCGGTTGAGCCTGCGGATGTGGACGGAATGTTGCGCATGGGCAATTCCAGCGCGGGCACTGGCGTGCGTCAGGGCGATCAGTTGGAAATGCCGATGGGCGACGCGATTGAAATCCAGACCCGCAAGAAACGGGTAGAGCCGCGCACCGATGCGCAGAAGGCTTACGTGCAATCGCTGTTCGACAATGAACTGGCCTTTGGCATCGGTCCTGCGGGTACCGGCAAGACCTATCTGGCCGTAGCCGTGGGCGTGTCGATGTTCATCGGTGGCCATGTGGATCGGATCATCCTGTCCCGTCCTGCGGTCGAAGCGGGAGAGAAGCTGGGCTATCTGCCGGGTGATATGAAGGACAAGGTCGATCCTTACATGCAGCCGCTCTATGATGCGCTGAACGACTTCCTGCCGGGTAAACAATTGGCCAAGCTGCTGGAAGAAAAGCGCATCGAGATCGCGCCGCTGGCCTTTATGCGGGGGCGGACGCTGTCGAACGCCTTCGTCGTGCTGGATGAGGCGCAAAACGCCACGTCGATGCAGATGAAGATGTTCCTGACACGTCTTGGGCAAAACTCCCGCATGGTGATCACCGGCGACCGCACCCAGATCGACCTGCCGCGTGGCGTGCAGTCTGGGCTTCAGGATGCCGAACGGCTGCTCAAGACGATCCCGAGTATTAGCTTCAACTACTTCACCTCCAAGGACGTTGTGCGCCACCCGCTGGTTGCGGCGATTATCGAGGCTTATGAGGCGGATAGCGGTGCCGCTTGA
- a CDS encoding hemolysin family protein yields MGDTDGSSDAAQSALADEDRHELPDDSAMRTGNFFSRVFEALSPSDSEDDTPEASAEAERPTGHGMINLRRMRVDDVAVPKADITAVPVSATLDELVAVFKESGMTRLPVYDGTLDTPVGMVHLKDLALNHGFNGKNTKFDLRAMLRPLVYVPPSMTIGVLLTKMQAERRHMALVIDEYGGVDGLVTIEDLIEQVIGEIEDEHDVDEGTYWTVEKPGTYLALAKTPLGDFEAEIGHSLTDHETVDEEEIDTLGGLVFMLSGRVPARGEVVLHPDGPEFEVIDADPRRIKRLRVRTQGAGG; encoded by the coding sequence ATGGGCGATACAGACGGATCATCTGACGCGGCGCAGAGCGCGCTTGCGGATGAAGATAGACATGAGCTGCCGGACGATAGCGCAATGCGCACCGGCAATTTCTTTTCTCGGGTGTTCGAGGCGCTAAGCCCATCGGACAGCGAAGATGACACCCCAGAGGCATCGGCAGAGGCCGAGCGGCCCACGGGTCACGGCATGATCAATCTGCGCCGGATGCGGGTCGATGATGTGGCGGTGCCCAAGGCGGATATCACCGCCGTGCCGGTCAGCGCCACGCTGGATGAGCTGGTGGCGGTGTTTAAGGAAAGCGGGATGACCCGCTTGCCGGTTTACGACGGCACGCTGGACACGCCCGTCGGCATGGTCCACCTGAAAGACCTTGCGCTGAACCACGGTTTTAACGGCAAAAACACCAAGTTCGATTTGCGCGCCATGCTACGCCCCTTAGTCTATGTGCCGCCGTCCATGACCATCGGCGTGCTGCTGACCAAGATGCAGGCCGAGCGGCGGCATATGGCCTTGGTGATCGATGAATATGGCGGTGTTGATGGGCTGGTCACCATTGAAGACCTGATCGAACAGGTCATAGGCGAGATCGAAGACGAACATGACGTTGATGAGGGCACCTACTGGACGGTCGAAAAGCCTGGCACCTATCTGGCGCTCGCCAAGACCCCGCTGGGCGATTTTGAGGCTGAGATTGGCCATTCGTTGACCGACCATGAGACGGTGGATGAAGAAGAGATCGACACCCTCGGTGGGCTGGTCTTCATGCTGTCGGGTCGTGTTCCCGCGCGGGGCGAGGTTGTCTTGCACCCTGACGGCCCTGAGTTTGAGGTGATCGACGCCGACCCGCGCCGCATCAAAAGGTTACGGGTCCGCACCCAAGGGGCCGGGGGATGA
- the lnt gene encoding apolipoprotein N-acyltransferase, giving the protein MMQRLAMRGRMLLAPIAGAIAAFGQAPYELPLLLFAGLVAAFWLYRARSGGPFRAALLGWGFGFGYFLHALQWIVSPFLVDVARHGWMAPFALILLAAGMALFWGLAFGLARWIAPRRGLALALAWAAVELLRAYIFTGFPWAMPAQALVGVMAGQGLAWVGPYALNLWLFAIAAIMLLRGPLALRLGQGTLALSTVLLLLLPPQAPPAVLTDQVVRLVQPNATQREKWNADKFEFFFTRQLDYTAAAPKDESLAPDLVIWPETAIPWALDMAGSALAEIGAASDVPVALGVQRRSNMRYYNSLVVLDADGAVGQVYDKHHLVPFGEYMPLGDLMARFGIHGLAAQEGNGFSSGPGAQLLDMGPLGAALPLICYEAVFAHDVNAAPARPAFLMQVTNDAWFGKAAGPRQHLAQARMRAIEQGLPMARAANTGISAMIDPQGRVTASLALNTEGFIDAPLPAPLPPTLYSRSGDLPLSVLLALCLAGLAVARRRSPGNAD; this is encoded by the coding sequence ATGATGCAACGGCTGGCGATGCGGGGCCGGATGTTGCTGGCTCCGATCGCCGGCGCCATCGCAGCCTTCGGGCAAGCGCCCTATGAACTGCCGCTTTTGCTTTTTGCCGGGCTGGTGGCGGCGTTTTGGCTGTACCGTGCGCGATCTGGCGGCCCGTTTCGCGCGGCGCTGTTGGGTTGGGGCTTTGGCTTTGGCTATTTCCTGCACGCGCTGCAATGGATCGTGTCGCCCTTCTTGGTCGATGTGGCCCGCCACGGCTGGATGGCGCCCTTTGCGCTGATCCTGCTGGCGGCGGGCATGGCGCTGTTTTGGGGGCTGGCATTCGGTCTGGCCCGCTGGATTGCACCACGGCGCGGGCTGGCCTTGGCGCTGGCTTGGGCGGCGGTGGAACTGCTGCGCGCCTATATTTTCACCGGTTTCCCATGGGCCATGCCCGCGCAGGCGCTGGTCGGCGTGATGGCCGGGCAGGGGTTGGCTTGGGTCGGCCCCTATGCGCTGAACCTCTGGCTCTTTGCCATCGCCGCGATCATGCTGCTGCGCGGCCCTTTGGCGCTGCGATTGGGGCAGGGGACGCTGGCGCTGTCGACCGTTCTGCTCTTGCTGCTGCCACCACAAGCGCCGCCAGCGGTATTGACCGATCAGGTGGTGCGCCTGGTCCAGCCCAATGCGACCCAGCGGGAAAAGTGGAACGCGGACAAATTCGAATTCTTTTTCACACGGCAACTCGACTACACCGCCGCCGCGCCAAAAGACGAGAGCCTAGCGCCTGATCTGGTAATCTGGCCCGAAACTGCGATCCCTTGGGCGCTGGATATGGCGGGCAGTGCGCTGGCCGAGATTGGAGCCGCCTCTGACGTGCCGGTGGCTCTGGGCGTGCAGCGCCGGTCGAACATGCGCTATTACAATTCGCTGGTGGTGCTGGATGCCGATGGAGCGGTCGGACAGGTCTATGACAAACACCATCTCGTGCCCTTTGGCGAATATATGCCGCTGGGCGATCTGATGGCGCGTTTCGGGATCCACGGGCTCGCCGCGCAGGAGGGCAACGGCTTTTCCAGCGGGCCGGGCGCGCAGCTTTTGGATATGGGGCCGCTCGGCGCGGCATTGCCGCTGATCTGCTATGAGGCCGTCTTTGCCCATGACGTGAACGCCGCCCCGGCGCGGCCCGCGTTTTTGATGCAGGTCACCAACGATGCGTGGTTCGGCAAGGCCGCAGGCCCGCGCCAGCACCTTGCCCAAGCGCGGATGCGGGCAATTGAGCAGGGGCTGCCGATGGCCCGTGCGGCCAACACTGGGATCTCGGCGATGATCGACCCGCAGGGGCGTGTAACCGCATCGCTGGCGCTGAACACCGAAGGGTTCATCGACGCGCCACTGCCCGCGCCCTTGCCGCCCACACTCTATAGCCGGAGCGGAGATTTGCCGCTTTCTGTGCTCTTGGCGCTGTGCCTTGCGGGGCTTGCCGTGGCCCGCCGCCGCAGCCCCGGGAATGCCGATTGA